One window of the Candidatus Thermoplasmatota archaeon genome contains the following:
- a CDS encoding aldehyde ferredoxin oxidoreductase family protein, with product MLTRKLGVIELTKEKIKIEDIPLSLRKRYLGGRGLNVWYLYKYLKRGVDALSPDNILVIGAGFLTGTLAPSSSRFNVSAKSPETGFLGDSNCGGYFGAELRYSGFDTLILRGRAKKPSYIFVNDGEIELRDASGYWGMDTIEVQRAIKADLGDCEVVTCGVAGEKLVRFANIRTGMKNSGGRCGLGAVMGSKNVKAVVASGSIGIKLAAPDKMLEKVLELKEYLLNSKIIQLLGRLGTPLLYEYSNIIGAIRTKNSQLNAWSTSLNAEQFEKMAEKMVACSSCMVHCRHRNKLGGEGPEYTAVGLLGANLGIEKPEEVIELSNICNKLGLDISSTGTILAWAFELYEKGIIDKKITHEKLEFGNFELIKSMLYKISMRNGFGNILAESTNATKYFGSRSKDYLIAVKNLPQSDPHDVRYIKAFALGIATASRGADHLRSRPTLEIFFKLPHRVKERIYGRNISPEPTSFKGKEKAVFFSENIYAVIDSLGLCKFICHGFNSPHLLGYEHFKDLIYYSSGLRFTKRELVTVGKRVIDIERLINAREGITREDDTLPRRYFEEQMKLGVAKGHRIDRKEFELALTKYYKLRGWTENGTVPRKRAEELIKL from the coding sequence ATGCTCACTAGAAAATTGGGCGTTATAGAGCTTACTAAGGAGAAGATAAAGATAGAAGATATACCTTTAAGTTTACGAAAAAGATATCTTGGTGGTAGAGGGTTGAATGTCTGGTATCTTTATAAGTATTTAAAGCGTGGTGTTGATGCTCTCTCTCCTGATAATATTTTGGTTATAGGCGCTGGTTTCCTTACAGGTACTCTAGCACCGTCATCTAGCAGATTTAACGTATCTGCTAAATCGCCGGAAACAGGATTTTTAGGTGATAGCAATTGCGGCGGATATTTTGGGGCAGAGCTGAGGTACAGTGGCTTCGATACGCTCATTCTGAGGGGCAGAGCTAAAAAGCCGAGCTATATATTTGTTAACGACGGCGAAATTGAGCTTAGAGATGCGAGTGGCTATTGGGGTATGGATACAATTGAAGTTCAAAGAGCTATAAAAGCAGATTTAGGCGATTGCGAAGTCGTTACCTGCGGTGTCGCTGGAGAAAAACTGGTGAGATTTGCAAATATTAGAACAGGTATGAAAAACTCAGGCGGTAGATGTGGCTTAGGCGCAGTAATGGGCTCTAAGAACGTCAAAGCTGTTGTTGCAAGTGGAAGCATTGGTATTAAGTTAGCAGCGCCTGATAAGATGCTAGAAAAAGTCCTTGAACTTAAAGAGTATTTGCTCAATTCTAAGATAATACAGTTGCTTGGTAGGTTGGGCACGCCGTTGCTCTATGAATATAGCAACATTATTGGCGCAATAAGAACGAAGAACAGCCAGTTAAATGCATGGTCAACTTCGTTAAATGCCGAGCAGTTTGAGAAAATGGCTGAAAAAATGGTTGCCTGCTCCTCATGCATGGTGCACTGCAGGCACAGGAACAAGCTTGGCGGCGAGGGCCCTGAGTACACAGCAGTTGGGCTACTTGGCGCAAATCTAGGTATTGAAAAGCCTGAGGAAGTAATTGAACTCAGTAATATATGCAACAAGTTAGGACTTGATATTTCGTCTACCGGTACTATATTGGCATGGGCGTTTGAACTATATGAAAAAGGAATCATTGATAAAAAAATCACTCATGAAAAGCTTGAATTTGGAAATTTTGAGCTTATCAAATCCATGCTCTATAAAATCTCTATGCGCAATGGTTTCGGCAATATTCTTGCGGAGAGTACAAATGCTACTAAATACTTCGGCTCACGCTCTAAAGATTATTTGATTGCAGTTAAAAACTTACCTCAAAGCGATCCCCATGATGTAAGGTATATAAAAGCGTTTGCGTTAGGTATTGCTACTGCATCAAGAGGGGCTGATCATTTAAGAAGCAGGCCTACTCTGGAAATATTTTTTAAATTGCCCCATAGAGTTAAGGAGAGAATTTACGGCAGAAATATTTCTCCGGAGCCAACTTCGTTTAAAGGTAAGGAAAAAGCTGTGTTCTTTTCTGAAAATATCTATGCAGTCATAGATTCTCTGGGCTTGTGCAAATTTATATGCCATGGGTTTAACAGTCCTCATTTATTGGGCTACGAGCATTTTAAAGACCTGATATACTATTCCTCTGGATTGAGATTTACTAAAAGAGAGCTTGTTACTGTTGGTAAAAGAGTGATTGATATCGAAAGATTGATTAACGCGAGGGAAGGTATAACACGGGAGGATGATACTCTGCCGAGACGCTATTTTGAAGAGCAAATGAAGTTAGGAGTGGCAAAAGGTCATAGAATAGATAGGAAAGAATTCGAACTTGCCTTGACTAAATATTATAAGCTACGTGGCTGGACTGAAAATGGAACTGTGCCTAGGAAAAGGGCTGAAGAGTTAATAAAATTATGA
- a CDS encoding MoaD/ThiS family protein — MRLLQPFKDIAGVGELIVETDRRTIKSVLLAVAKTYPKLKSEFFDEKGMIKDYLNIMINERLVLSGARTIKLKANDELAIFMAVGGG, encoded by the coding sequence GTGAGACTTTTACAGCCGTTTAAAGATATTGCCGGCGTTGGTGAGTTAATAGTAGAAACTGATAGAAGAACTATAAAATCGGTATTACTCGCAGTCGCGAAAACTTATCCAAAACTAAAATCAGAATTTTTCGATGAAAAAGGCATGATCAAAGATTATCTTAATATAATGATAAATGAAAGATTAGTACTCTCAGGTGCGAGGACTATAAAACTCAAGGCTAATGACGAACTAGCAATTTTTATGGCTGTAGGCGGCGGTTAA
- a CDS encoding 4Fe-4S dicluster domain-containing protein: MKYLYAYPERCTGCKECAIACSLKKFGECNPKKSAISIVRDEFERYEFPIVCLQCDEAMCMTICPQNAIYKEKNIIKINKDKCTRCRLCVAMCPYSAITVLGDEIIQCDLCDGEPTCVKFCPTNAIEYLEETAELAKRRKELVKKLSLK; encoded by the coding sequence ATGAAATATCTCTACGCTTATCCGGAAAGATGTACTGGCTGTAAGGAGTGCGCTATTGCCTGCTCACTAAAAAAATTCGGTGAGTGCAATCCTAAGAAATCTGCTATATCTATTGTAAGGGACGAGTTTGAGCGCTACGAATTTCCAATAGTATGTCTTCAATGCGATGAGGCAATGTGCATGACTATATGCCCGCAGAATGCTATTTATAAGGAGAAAAATATAATTAAAATAAACAAAGATAAGTGCACTAGGTGCAGACTTTGCGTTGCAATGTGTCCTTACTCTGCAATTACAGTTTTAGGTGATGAAATAATACAATGCGACTTGTGTGATGGAGAACCAACCTGCGTCAAATTCTGCCCTACAAATGCAATAGAATATTTGGAAGAGACTGCAGAGCTGGCGAAGAGAAGAAAAGAGTTAGTGAAGAAATTAAGCTTGAAGTAA
- a CDS encoding pyridoxamine 5'-phosphate oxidase family protein translates to MSKILGEELSEEAIKQLNARESTVIVATISENGYPNTTPVHLITAVNKKTLLLAMNRNHQGVINIRRNPKIMINLCEKDDLNISIRCNAEVFKEEMNCNPAMCVVKSTIIDIKDDSTHSETISGIRYRCRTERGKKFISDVFDELDSYKC, encoded by the coding sequence ATGTCTAAGATACTCGGAGAAGAACTCAGTGAAGAGGCGATCAAACAGCTCAATGCACGAGAGAGTACTGTAATAGTAGCAACGATTTCTGAAAATGGCTACCCAAACACAACTCCTGTTCACTTAATAACAGCTGTAAACAAAAAGACGCTATTGCTGGCAATGAATAGAAATCATCAAGGTGTTATAAATATCAGGCGCAACCCAAAGATTATGATAAACCTCTGCGAAAAAGACGATCTCAACATTTCCATAAGATGCAACGCAGAAGTGTTCAAAGAAGAGATGAATTGCAATCCAGCTATGTGCGTAGTTAAGTCGACCATTATAGACATAAAGGATGATTCTACGCACTCAGAAACTATCAGCGGCATTAGATATAGGTGCAGAACAGAGCGCGGAAAAAAGTTCATATCAGATGTTTTCGATGAACTTGATAGTTATAAGTGTTAA
- a CDS encoding SDR family NAD(P)-dependent oxidoreductase, which produces MELKDKSAIVTGGSMGIGAAIAIALAKEGVNVAINYQKHDTEANEIVKEITNLGRKALAVRADVASTIDAEKVVKKVLEEFGRLDILVCNAGINRDSVIWKMTEE; this is translated from the coding sequence ATGGAGTTAAAAGATAAATCTGCTATAGTTACAGGCGGTAGTATGGGCATAGGAGCTGCAATCGCTATCGCTCTAGCAAAAGAGGGCGTAAATGTAGCGATTAACTATCAAAAACATGATACCGAGGCAAACGAGATAGTTAAAGAGATTACAAATTTAGGAAGAAAGGCTCTAGCAGTAAGAGCTGATGTTGCAAGTACTATAGACGCTGAAAAAGTAGTTAAAAAGGTTTTAGAAGAGTTTGGCAGATTAGATATTTTAGTATGTAATGCCGGTATAAACCGGGATAGCGTAATCTGGAAGATGACTGAGGAG